One window of the Haloarcula halobia genome contains the following:
- the radA gene encoding DNA repair and recombination protein RadA, translated as MSASEDLEDLPGVGPATAEKLKENGFDSYQGIAVASPGELSNTADIGESSAADIINAAREAADIGGFETGSTVLERREQIGKLSWGIDEVDDLLGGGVETQSITEVYGEFGAGKSQVTHQLAVNVQIPAEHGGLEGSAIFIDSEDTFRPERIEQMVRGLDDEVMEDTMVLHGVAEDGEADATDDGLFDDLVQSMLDKIHVAKAFNSNHQILLAEKSQEIASGTQDDEFPVRLLAVDSLTAHFRAEYVGRGELADRQQKLNKHLHDLMRVGDLNNTAVVVTNQVASNPDSFFGDPTQPIGGNILGHTSTFRMYLRKSKGNKRIVKLVDAPNLPDGEAVMRVEEGGLMDE; from the coding sequence ATGTCCGCAAGCGAGGACCTCGAAGACCTGCCGGGCGTCGGTCCGGCGACAGCAGAGAAGCTCAAAGAAAACGGGTTCGACTCCTACCAGGGGATCGCAGTCGCCTCGCCCGGCGAGCTGTCGAACACGGCCGACATCGGCGAGTCGTCGGCCGCCGACATCATCAACGCCGCCCGCGAGGCAGCCGACATCGGCGGCTTCGAGACGGGGTCGACCGTGCTCGAGCGCCGCGAACAGATCGGCAAGCTCTCCTGGGGCATCGACGAGGTGGACGACCTGCTCGGCGGCGGCGTCGAGACCCAGTCTATCACCGAGGTGTACGGCGAGTTCGGGGCCGGCAAGTCCCAGGTGACCCACCAGCTCGCGGTCAACGTCCAGATTCCGGCCGAACACGGCGGCCTCGAGGGCAGCGCCATCTTCATCGACTCCGAGGACACGTTCCGCCCCGAACGCATCGAGCAGATGGTCCGCGGCCTCGACGACGAGGTCATGGAGGACACGATGGTCCTCCACGGCGTCGCCGAGGACGGCGAGGCCGACGCCACCGACGACGGACTCTTCGACGACCTCGTCCAGTCGATGCTCGACAAGATCCACGTCGCGAAGGCGTTCAACTCCAACCACCAGATACTGCTTGCCGAGAAGTCCCAGGAGATCGCCAGCGGGACCCAGGACGACGAGTTCCCGGTGCGCCTGCTCGCGGTGGACTCGCTGACCGCCCACTTCCGCGCCGAGTATGTCGGCCGGGGCGAACTGGCCGACCGCCAGCAAAAGCTCAACAAGCACCTCCACGACCTGATGCGCGTGGGCGACCTGAACAACACCGCCGTCGTCGTCACGAACCAGGTCGCCTCGAACCCCGACTCGTTCTTCGGGGACCCGACCCAGCCCATCGGCGGCAACATCCTGGGTCACACCTCCACGTTCCGGATGTACCTCCGCAAGTCCAAGGGCAACAAGCGCATCGTCAAGCTCGTCGACGCGCCCAACCTCCCCGACGGCGAGGCCGTCATGCGCGTCGAGGAAGGCGGCCTGATGGACGAGTAG
- the hisA gene encoding 1-(5-phosphoribosyl)-5-[(5-phosphoribosylamino)methylideneamino]imidazole-4-carboxamide isomerase, translated as MFPEFEVVPAVDMQDGQVVQLVGGERGTGKTYGDPVEAARRWVQAGARTLHLVDLDGAFAGERRNAAAIDAVIDAVGADVDVQLGGGIRTVADAVSLLDRGVDRVILGTAAVENPDIVADISADHPGSVLVSLDAKAGEVVVSGWTEGTGLDPAEAAARYADLGAGGILFTDVDVEGQLEGVRTDPVRRVVEAVEVPVIASGGVATVDDVLALADTGAAAVVVGSALYEGAFTLEAANEAVESAR; from the coding sequence ATGTTCCCCGAGTTCGAGGTGGTCCCCGCCGTCGACATGCAGGACGGGCAGGTCGTCCAGCTGGTCGGTGGCGAGCGTGGCACCGGGAAGACGTACGGCGACCCCGTCGAGGCGGCGCGCCGGTGGGTCCAGGCGGGCGCGCGGACGCTGCACCTGGTGGACCTCGACGGCGCGTTCGCGGGCGAGCGACGGAACGCCGCGGCGATAGACGCCGTCATCGACGCCGTCGGGGCCGACGTCGACGTGCAACTGGGCGGCGGCATCCGCACCGTCGCGGACGCCGTCTCGCTGCTGGACCGCGGCGTCGACCGGGTCATCCTCGGGACGGCGGCCGTCGAGAACCCCGACATCGTCGCCGACATCAGCGCCGACCACCCCGGGAGCGTCCTGGTGAGTCTCGACGCGAAAGCCGGCGAAGTCGTCGTCTCGGGGTGGACGGAGGGGACCGGCCTGGACCCCGCCGAGGCCGCCGCGCGGTACGCTGACCTCGGCGCCGGCGGCATCCTCTTTACCGACGTCGACGTGGAGGGCCAGCTCGAGGGGGTCCGGACCGACCCGGTCAGGCGGGTCGTCGAGGCAGTCGAGGTCCCGGTGATCGCCAGCGGGGGCGTGGCCACCGTCGACGACGTCCTGGCGCTCGCGGACACCGGGGCCGCCGCAGTGGTCGTCGGCAGCGCGCTCTACGAGGGGGCGTTCACGCTCGAGGCCGCGAACGAAGCTGTCGAAAGCGCGCGATAG
- a CDS encoding HalOD1 output domain-containing protein: protein MQQGGPTTVLFVDDEPLELELYTDFFETEAGITPVAAGSAEEGLAALASTSVDCLVSDGLLTEDGSSFVTVATETYPDLRTILYSGSKREALPVERVARYLRKGTSEAGPALETLAATIREVTTSSDAVAADGAGEEWRVLGTYSWTPEMDVGSVVVRALAEQADREVREFPPLYDAVDSDALSRLVTGTFDRDADEAVQVQFSYDDYHLRITSDGVVACRSAPAGR, encoded by the coding sequence ATGCAACAGGGAGGGCCAACGACGGTGCTGTTCGTCGACGACGAACCACTGGAGCTGGAGCTGTACACCGATTTCTTCGAGACCGAAGCCGGCATCACACCGGTCGCGGCCGGGTCCGCGGAGGAGGGCCTCGCGGCGCTGGCGTCGACGTCCGTCGACTGTCTCGTCAGCGACGGCCTCCTGACCGAGGACGGCAGCTCGTTCGTGACGGTCGCCACGGAGACCTATCCAGACCTGCGGACCATCCTCTACTCGGGGAGCAAGCGCGAGGCGCTCCCGGTCGAGCGCGTCGCGCGGTACCTCCGGAAGGGGACCTCAGAGGCCGGCCCGGCCCTCGAGACCCTCGCGGCCACGATTCGCGAGGTGACGACATCGAGCGACGCAGTCGCGGCCGACGGCGCGGGCGAGGAGTGGCGCGTGCTGGGGACCTACTCCTGGACACCCGAGATGGACGTCGGGAGTGTGGTCGTCCGGGCACTTGCCGAGCAGGCGGACCGTGAGGTGCGCGAGTTCCCGCCGCTGTACGACGCCGTCGACTCGGACGCCCTCTCACGGCTCGTCACCGGGACGTTCGACAGGGACGCCGACGAGGCGGTCCAGGTCCAGTTCTCGTACGACGACTACCACCTCCGGATCACCTCCGACGGCGTCGTGGCCTGCCGGTCGGCGCCGGCGGGACGATAA
- a CDS encoding glutathione S-transferase N-terminal domain-containing protein has product MLELYQSEGCPHCGKVRQTLSELGVSYVVHNPRLPGDEGGNVTNEVTYGELEAGGADQIPYLVDTDRGVTMYESDDIVEYLESHYG; this is encoded by the coding sequence ATGTTAGAACTGTACCAGTCAGAGGGCTGTCCGCACTGTGGGAAAGTTCGTCAAACGCTCTCCGAGCTCGGCGTTTCGTACGTCGTCCACAATCCCCGCCTTCCCGGTGACGAAGGCGGCAACGTGACCAACGAGGTCACGTACGGCGAACTGGAAGCCGGCGGCGCCGACCAGATTCCCTACCTAGTCGATACCGATCGCGGCGTGACCATGTACGAGAGCGACGACATCGTCGAGTACCTCGAGTCGCACTACGGGTGA
- a CDS encoding TrmB family transcriptional regulator, with protein MTAQALRDHLTTFGLSEKEVAAYLAVLRAGAATTKDVSRAADVSQGYVYEIAGSLSERGLVTIDETASPTVLRARPPEEAVGSLSARLEELGDRIETLYDETPDPETAVEVLHSRATVRKRARSALADATDEAFLILPFPEFEQLSDALSAARERGVFVYLLAVSPLDDVAVDWGRYADVVRTWDMPGPVHVITDGTRGLMGAHSVLSGRHGAEYALGFAQPDIGEAFYGNAVSNFWPMATTRYVADPDPLPASYDHFRTAVTNAALHRAAGRDLLADVTLRDVDTGAETTYERVPVVGVSQNLVGEATNDFPIENGMTFATPDGRLAAGSGDGGIVPFYEGYAAESVTLYDGA; from the coding sequence ATGACTGCCCAGGCGCTCCGGGACCACCTGACGACGTTCGGCCTCTCCGAGAAGGAGGTCGCCGCCTACCTCGCCGTGTTGCGGGCGGGTGCGGCGACGACGAAGGACGTCTCGCGGGCCGCGGACGTCTCGCAGGGCTACGTCTACGAGATCGCCGGGTCGCTGTCCGAGCGTGGCCTCGTGACCATCGACGAGACGGCGAGTCCGACCGTCCTGCGTGCTCGTCCACCCGAGGAGGCCGTCGGGTCGCTGTCGGCCCGCCTCGAGGAGCTTGGCGACCGCATCGAGACGCTGTACGACGAGACGCCCGACCCGGAGACGGCCGTGGAGGTGCTCCACTCGCGCGCGACGGTCCGCAAGCGTGCCCGGAGCGCGCTCGCCGACGCCACCGACGAGGCGTTCCTCATCCTTCCGTTCCCGGAGTTCGAGCAGCTGTCCGACGCGCTGTCGGCCGCCCGCGAACGCGGCGTCTTCGTCTACCTGCTCGCCGTCTCGCCGCTGGACGACGTCGCCGTCGACTGGGGCCGGTACGCCGACGTGGTCCGGACGTGGGACATGCCCGGGCCGGTCCACGTCATCACCGACGGGACCCGGGGGCTGATGGGGGCACACAGCGTCCTCTCGGGCCGGCACGGCGCCGAGTACGCGCTCGGGTTCGCCCAGCCCGACATCGGCGAGGCGTTCTACGGCAACGCGGTGAGCAACTTCTGGCCGATGGCGACCACGCGGTACGTCGCCGACCCCGACCCGCTGCCGGCGTCGTACGACCACTTCCGGACCGCCGTGACCAACGCGGCGCTCCACCGGGCCGCGGGGCGGGACCTGCTGGCCGACGTCACCCTCCGTGACGTCGACACCGGCGCGGAGACCACGTACGAGCGCGTCCCGGTCGTCGGCGTCAGCCAGAACCTCGTCGGCGAGGCGACCAACGACTTCCCCATCGAGAACGGGATGACCTTCGCGACGCCCGACGGCCGGCTCGCGGCCGGCAGCGGCGACGGGGGTATCGTGCCGTTCTACGAGGGCTACGCCGCCGAGTCGGTGACGCTGTACGACGGGGCGTAG
- a CDS encoding MFS transporter codes for MAETTTDSEPARTETGAGRGNRRWWTAAVFAYIVLEGAGLQMRGAVVPELRRTFPVTDWQLGLVAPAGTLGFLVVVVLVGAVAGRFRTRRLLFLGVVGTGVGVFLMGLAPSFGLFLAALLGRGMLTGVARGTDRPLLSHLYPEARGRIFGYYDMMWAVGATAGPVLVAVAVSLGNWRLAYFALAVAFVPVAALVWWLPAPEENGGDAPLDVAELRRIGRRPEVVAMALAVFLSTAVEGGLFTWLTTFAEGRLAGPLSTASLSVMLAAYVPGRLVSGQLSERFGYVRLSVGLAAVLIPALAYTFFLAEGLWLLVGFFAVGLTVSGLYPTLLAYGTEAVPEHSAPVNAMAAVTSAMGIAVAPAVMGFVIGDAGVAFAMQLLVVPAGLLLGLVVATDLLAGRASET; via the coding sequence ATGGCCGAGACGACCACCGACAGCGAGCCCGCTCGGACGGAGACAGGCGCCGGGCGGGGCAACCGCCGCTGGTGGACCGCGGCCGTCTTCGCGTACATCGTCCTCGAGGGCGCTGGCCTCCAGATGCGCGGGGCCGTGGTCCCGGAACTGCGCCGGACCTTCCCCGTGACGGACTGGCAACTCGGACTGGTCGCGCCGGCGGGCACCCTCGGCTTCCTGGTCGTGGTGGTGCTCGTCGGCGCCGTCGCCGGCCGGTTCCGGACCCGGAGACTGCTCTTCCTGGGCGTGGTCGGTACCGGCGTCGGCGTCTTCCTGATGGGACTGGCCCCGTCGTTCGGCCTCTTCCTGGCAGCGCTCCTGGGTCGGGGGATGCTGACCGGCGTCGCGCGCGGCACCGACCGGCCGCTGTTGAGCCACCTCTACCCCGAGGCCCGCGGGCGGATCTTCGGCTACTACGACATGATGTGGGCCGTCGGCGCGACGGCGGGGCCGGTGCTCGTCGCCGTGGCCGTCTCGCTGGGGAACTGGCGCCTGGCGTACTTCGCGCTGGCGGTGGCCTTCGTCCCCGTCGCGGCGCTCGTCTGGTGGCTCCCGGCACCCGAGGAGAACGGCGGGGACGCCCCGCTCGACGTTGCGGAGCTGCGCCGCATCGGCCGCCGCCCGGAGGTGGTGGCGATGGCGCTGGCCGTCTTCCTCTCGACGGCCGTCGAGGGTGGCCTGTTCACCTGGCTGACGACCTTCGCCGAGGGGCGGCTCGCCGGCCCGCTCTCGACGGCGTCGCTGAGCGTCATGCTCGCCGCGTACGTCCCCGGCCGCCTCGTCTCGGGCCAGCTCTCCGAACGCTTCGGGTACGTCCGTCTGAGCGTCGGGCTCGCCGCCGTCCTGATTCCGGCGCTCGCGTACACCTTCTTCCTCGCCGAGGGGCTGTGGCTCCTGGTCGGCTTCTTCGCGGTGGGGCTGACGGTGTCGGGGCTCTACCCGACGCTGCTGGCCTACGGGACCGAGGCGGTCCCCGAGCACAGCGCCCCGGTCAACGCGATGGCGGCCGTCACCTCCGCGATGGGTATCGCCGTCGCCCCGGCGGTGATGGGCTTCGTCATCGGCGACGCGGGCGTCGCCTTCGCCATGCAGCTGCTCGTCGTCCCGGCCGGGCTGTTGCTCGGCCTCGTCGTCGCCACCGACCTGCTCGCCGGTCGGGCGAGCGAGACGTGA